One Nitrospira sp. DNA window includes the following coding sequences:
- the nuoE gene encoding NADH-quinone oxidoreductase subunit NuoE, with protein MLRDKYRAEIDDILSRYPVKRSALIPLLYLAQREQGYITEASMTEIAGLLRLTPSQVYETATFYTMLNLKKVGKFHIQVCKSLMCALVGSDTVIGWMKTKLGIAPGETTTDGLFTLTAVECLAACGTAPMMQINDDYYERLTEEKVDRILADLKATGTSALKSGPYLWPESVTVKREA; from the coding sequence ATGTTGCGCGATAAGTACCGAGCAGAAATTGATGACATCCTGTCCCGCTATCCGGTCAAGCGATCGGCGCTGATCCCCTTGCTCTATCTCGCGCAACGGGAGCAGGGCTACATCACGGAAGCGTCGATGACCGAAATCGCCGGGCTGCTGCGATTGACCCCGTCGCAGGTCTATGAAACCGCGACCTTCTACACGATGTTGAATCTGAAGAAGGTGGGGAAGTTTCACATTCAGGTGTGCAAGTCGCTCATGTGCGCGCTGGTGGGATCGGATACCGTGATCGGCTGGATGAAGACCAAGCTCGGGATCGCACCGGGTGAAACGACCACGGACGGGCTCTTCACCCTGACCGCCGTCGAATGTCTGGCGGCCTGCGGGACCGCGCCCATGATGCAAATCAATGACGACTATTACGAGCGGCTGACGGAAGAGAAGGTCGATCGCATTCTGGCCGACCTCAAAGCGACCGGCACCAGCGCGTTGAAAAGCGGCCCCTATCTGTGGCCGGAATCTGTCACTGTAAAACGTGAGGCGTAA